The window atatagccctggctgtcctggaactcactttgtagaccaggatggcctcgaactgagaaatctgcctgcctctatctcctgagtgctgggattaaaggcatgtgccaccattcctgccttctgctgggcttttctgaaacttcctttgtcaatgcaattaatctgagtctcttcaccttagcctcaggaagACTTTTCAGACTAGGgaaaaaagtagccacattcttcaccacaATACCACAAAAagagtctttatgccacattctgaaatttttctcctttgaaatctcttgtgCCAGGTCAACACaattcaaattactcccagcaacaaagtcttccatattcttagTAGGATGAAACATTAAGCCTCATTAAAAGCATTCTACTGAAGTCCacatccaaagtcccaaaatccacattttttcaaataaaagcatggtcaggcctatcgcAGCAATACCCCTCTTCTGGtacccacttctgtattagtcagggttctgtaGAGTTACAGAACTTGTGGGTAGTCCCTAAAGGAATTCATTGATGagttacagtctgtagtccaactcccaacaatggtcagtagcagctgtgaatggaaattcaaggatctagcagttgttTAGTCCCACAtgacaagcaggcaaaggagagagagagacagccctccttcttccaatgtccttattaGGATTCTTCTATGTGCTAAGTCATAATCATCATTCcataaatttgaaattatatttttgggGCCTTCTTTTGAATAATATCATTGATGTAAATAAATCTCCCTTTCAGCATACCTTGTAACAGACCTTAAGTGCTTGAAAATTACTGGAAGAAGACACAGAAGCAGAGCAATTAATCCTATAATATTTCCCAAATTATAAGATAATTCCATAAAGaattatatttaacaaaatttattATTGAATTTGAATCATAATGAGTCAAATCTTCTGAAGAAGTCTTCAGTCTGGAGTGACTTAAGCACTGATCTGGGAATGTAAAACTCTACTAAATTAAACattcctcaaaaattaaaaccCAGACAATTAGGGGTTTATTAAAGTAGAAAGTATATATCTTACCTTGAAGCACTCTGGGAAAAATTAGACAAATCCTGACTGAGAATAAGGGACAAGTATAGAAGTCACACCTACTACTTAGAAAGAAGTGGCATTTTATATCCTGCGATGAAAAAtaaccacagcaacaaaaaccaatgtCACCCTTTTCCAACAAATGACACCTTGACATTTCTCATGGGTTGGTGACTCCTTCtcaaaaatgcatttatttatgacCTTTTGATTCTTACTATCTAAAGAAATAATGGTTTGTGAATATAAaagtcacagaagaaaatgtctgCTTGTCCAGTGTAAAATAAACGGCTGTGAATACTGTCTAGTAACGACTCAGATCTCATCATTAACTTACATAGCCCAAATCTCAACTGTTCCAAAATCCAGAATCTTTTGAGCACCCTCATGTTTCCATAAGTAGAAAACTACACATCACAACTCATGTAGTAAGACCACACAAAATTCAGACATGCCAAAAACATTTGACATTCCTGATCCAAAAATCATGCATCATATGGTTTGTTTCTGGTACTCTTCTCTGGTACTAATCATTTTGAATAGTGGATGCTGAACCTGCGTTGTGTTTGTTATCCTTTACTATACTTATTAGACttaataaagcatttttttagcaaaaaaaaaaaaataaaataaaaaaagaatggaaggggACTTTGGGAGCATGACAAAAGTAAATGATTTAGCAGGAATGGGCAAGGAAAAGATTGCATTATTGACACACAAAAATCAtataaagttagaaaaaaattgaacttACTGGATAAACAACAAAGACGTCACTAGATCCAGAAACTAGTAAGGATATAACATGAAATAATGACTAAGACTATGGCATGGCGGTTATTCACTGAtatcatagaaatgaaaaaatagtATCAGGTTTCACTGCTTCATAAGGAGAtacaacagtgactaagacagatttTGCTAAAGATGTGTGGTTAtttgtgtgagtgtctgtgtgtgtgtgtgtgtgtgtgtgttttcctttctttgaagtAGTGAAAGCCAATGGTCATGAGTTGAAGCCGTCACAGGGTGATTGATACCAAGCTCAAGGTCAGAATGGAGAATGAGCcatattgtctcaaaaacatacaGGAAGGGAGGATTTGCCTGGTTTGATCCACCTACAGTGAATCTTATTACTCAAGTAAGACTGAATGAGCATAATGGAACTAACTGGGTGAATGAGTCACCTACACAGTACTTACACCATTAGAGGCAATGACACTAtaagaatattttgtttgttggttggttggttgttggttggttttccgagacaaagtttttctgtgtagccctggctgtcatggacctcactctatagaccaggctagcctcaaacatagaaatctgcctgcatctgcctcccaagtgctgggattaaaggtgtgcacaaccactgCCAGCAAAAATTTTCTTATAATTAGAGAGTAAGTAGTGGGTAAAACAATTACATCAAAATGCTTTGTATACTTGGATactgataatatatttaaaaagcagagtgtagattcaaggtcattcttttttttttttcctgagagaaTCAAAAGTCTACTTACTGGACTAGATGACTGCATAGAAGGTATGACCCTGACTGGAAATATATCTGCTACAGAGAAATGATCTCCTTGCAAATCCAACATCAGCgaagacagaaaacagaacagaaaaaggaagaaagaaagaaagaaagaaagagagagagagagagagagagatggagagagagagagaaggaggaggaaggaagaaaggaaggaaggaatgaaaaaagaaagaaaaaaggaaggaaaacaaagcctAGGCTGTTTATATTGGTTCTGTGTGGTTAGCAAGGTAATGGAAACTCTTGTATGGCATGTGTAGTCATCAATTCCTCTATTTGACATGGTTTTGTAACTTTATTCCAGGTAAAACCCAAGCTTAAGACATTGGAGCTAGGGAAATTCACTCCAAAGAGATGAGATTACTGAGCTGCTTTGCAGAAACCACACCCAACTTGGGAGAGGCTTGTCTAGAATGGGCTGTCCTTGGAAGACTGTAGGCGTGGCCACAAGACTGGAGTATAAAAGACTGAGCATTTGGGAATGGTCCTCACTTGCAGAGATTCTCTGGAGGGAAAGACTTCCTTCTGCTCCCTTAGAAGACTCCAGCAAGTTATTTGAAGAGGTCTTTGGAGACATGGTGgttgctctctccttcccagaaGGTGAGTCTTATTGCAAGGTCTTTACATCTTGTGTGTCCCCCAGCAGCCTTGTCATCTCTGGCTGCCCTAGACCTGCATAAGGAAGAATTGAGTGTGCTGGGACAGGCTTTTGATGACAAAAGGGCTGCTCTGCTCTTCTAAGAAGTTGAGTCTCATCATAAGGCCTTTTGCAGCTTGCATGTGTAGTGCCAGGAAAGAGTAGTCATCCACCCAAACCAGACAGGAACTGATGAGATGCAACCACTGTGAGGCCTTTTTATGCCAGCTAGCTAAGGCACCACTGTGAGCCACTGTCCAGCAGGAAGGCCTTGGGGATAATGAGCCATGAATATCTCTCAGGGTAAGGGTTTACAGTAATCAGCAAGCATAGGGGTGTAGGTTactgtgcaagcatctaattggctAGTTTTTTGGCCTGTAACATAATGGTGGGTCCTGGGAGTCATAGGCTGAatgtctgcttccctctgcatggGTAGTAGTTAGGGAGGGGTTGGACTTTGAACGTGGCGGTGCAGATCTGTTGGAGTAATAAcgtggagacactggtcttgttgggggtgtAACCTAGAGACTGGATTTAGGTtcatgtttggtttggttgtgggtgtttttgagtgttttctttattgagatTGTTGAGAGGGAGTAACTTGGAAAGAAATGCTAGTACTGTCCTGTTATTTTTCCTGAAGTGAACGTTAGGTCAGGTTTTCTAGAATGGATTCTGAAGGTAAAGGATGTGGCCACTGGCATGCCCTAAAGACTTTTTGTATTCTTGTCCCATAGCAGATCCATCCCTGTCACCTCCTAGTGCCCCAGAGCTGCATCAGGATGAAGCTCAGGTGGTAGAGGAGCTGGCTGCCAATGTCAAGCACAGTCTGAGTTGGGAGAGCCCCCAAGGACCGGGATGCGGGCTCCAGAACACAGGCAACAGCTGCTACCTGAATGCAGCCCTGCAGTGCttgacacacacaccacctctagCTGACTACATGCTGTCCCAAGAGCACACTCAGATATGTTGTTTCCCAGAAGGCTGTAAGATGTGTGCTATGGAAGCCCATGTGACCCAGAGTCTCCTGCACACCCACTCAGGGGATGTCATGAAGCCCTCCCAGATTTTGACCTCTCCCTTCCACAAGCGCAAGCAGGAAGATGCCCATGAGTTTCTCATGTTCACCTTGGAAACCATGCATGAATCCTGCCTTCAAGTGCACAGACAATCAGAACCCACCTCTGAGGACAGCTCACCCATTCATGATATATTTGGAGGCTGGTGGAGATCTCAGATCAAGTGTCACCACTGCCAGGGCACCTCAGATTCTTATGATCCCTTCCTGGACATCCCCCTGGATATCAGCTCGGCTCAGAGTGTGAAGCAAGCCTTGCAGGatacagagaaggcagaagagctATGTGGGGAGAATTCCTACTACTGTGGTAGCTGTAGACAGAAGATGCCAGCTTCTAAGACCCTAAAGGTTTATAGTGCCCCAAAGGTACTCCTGCTAGTGTTAAAGCGCTTTTCGGGCTCCATGGGTAAAAAGTTGGACAGAAAAGTAAGCTACCCGGAGTTCCTTGACCTGAAGCCATACCTGTCCCAGCCTACTGAAGGACCTTTGCCTTATGCCCTCTATGCCGTCCTAGTCCATGAAGGTGCAACTTGTCACAGTGGACATTATTTCTGTTGTGTCAAAGCTGGCCATGGGAAGTGGTACAAGATGGATGATACTAAGGTCACCAGCTGCGATGTGACTTCTGTCCTGAATGAGAATGCCTATGTGCTCTTCTATGTGCAGCAGAATGACCTCAAAAAGGATAGTATCGACATGCAAGAGGGCAGAATACATGAGGTTCTCAACGCCGAATACCAGCTGAAGAAATCACgggaaaaaaaacataataaaagcccTGACACAGAAGATGCAGGAAAGCCCTTCGAAAACAGGGAGAAGAGATCATCCCAAGAAACCTCCTTAGGGGAGGGGAAAGTTCTTCAGGAACAGGACCACCAGAAAGCTGGGCAGAAACGAGAATACCAAACTCATGCCTCAGGAACAGAACCACCAGAAACCTGGGCAGAACCTCAGGAATACTGAAGGTGAACTTGATCGGCCCGCTGACGCAATTGTGATTTACCAACCTATATGCACTGCAAACTGAGGCAGGGATGCTCCAGACAAAGAGAATCAACCCTTGCACAATGCTGACAGGCTCCTCACCTCTCAGGACTCTGTGAACACTGGGCAGCTTTGTAGACTGGAAAGGAGACGAAGATCGAAGAAGGGGAACAAGAACAAGCAAGGGCAGAAGCTTCTGCTTGTTCGCTagtactcacccacccacttacACTGGCTCCTGTGGACAAACTGCCCACCTGAAGCCTCTGGAACAAGAGAATTGGACCTCTGTCACAGGCAGAAACAATGCCTCACCCATGTGGCCTTCCTATGGCATCCACCTTTCCTCTGGTCCCTTGCCCGTGTTTGCTGACTGACTGAGAATCATCGTTTGGATGTGGAAAAATTTACCCAGGGTGTTGGTACAGGCTAAAGACAATAAAGCCGGAAACCTAGGGGAGGACTGTATATCCTCTCCTGCAACTCCTGGAATCTGAGGAGGGTAGAGACTAAATCAACATGCTAGAGCTCTTGATATTTGGAGTTTTCACTCAGTTGCTTTGCGACTGCCCTTTCTAACCTCTTTCCCAGAAAATGTATAGTAGACACTGTAAAAATAGAAGTTCTTGTTCTTTGTGTGTGATCAACAGTTCTTTGACCAAATAAATTCTGTTACTTCATaatccttgtcttcttccttattgttatgttttcttttgttttgttatgctatgttatgttttgtttatgaACATAAATCAGTATGGTACACTCTTGGAAGAGTGTACTGAACCTGTTTATAACATGGTCTCATTGGTGTAGACAGGAATCATTACTCACAGATTTTTAAATGAGGATTCTTTTCTCCCAGAGAGTTACCACCTACCCTGTCTGTGGGGGGAGGTCATGGACACCACTGAACTCCTGGCTTCTAGACTCAGGCTGTGAGATTGAAAGAGAAAGGTTGAAGATCAGCACCTGTGTGGCATCAGGTGTTCATCAAAGACAAATGGAAAAGGCTGAGGTGGGACTTGCTGAGGTGGGACTTGCAGAGTCTGTGACTGACAAACTTCAGGAGCTCCATCAAGGTCTCTGCCAAAACTCCATCAGCCTCAGTGTGCCCTCTGGTCACCCGGGCCCCAAGTACTTCTTAAGCCTGTTATGAAGCTGGAAGAAGACAAATTCTGCCATTGGGATGAAAAACTTTCCTCGTTGTAGGAGAGGAAGCTCCACTCTGAAAGATATACAGAGTTAGTAATTGGTGCAATGAAAAATGTGACCTAAAGAAAACTTGATTACTGGTTACACAAGCTTAGTGTggtgttctcaacctgtaggtctcAACCTATCTTGGGATGAATGGCTCCTTCACAAgggtggcatatcagatatcctacctATCAGATATTCACCTGGCAATTCAACAACACTGGCAAAGTCACAGTAACAGAGTAGCATGGGAAACAATGTTATACTTGGGGGAGGGTCACAACATGAAAAAGTGTATTGAAACTTCAGACAGCATTAGAGGAAGGttagaaccactgttctaggacCATGTAGGAGATTCTTTTAGGTGGGGAAATCCACTTCAAACACAACAATAATTACATACCAGTGTTCAGAACATTCATATGGAACTGGTTAGATATGATATGGGAAGAGGACAAGTAGGTATAATCCTATTAAATGTAAGGGCATTTGTGTGGCTGTATTTAAACCACACCCATCATTAGAGGCCCCAATAGAAAGGCCACAGGCTTGGCTTTCTTCTCACAATGTGTGTTTTGCTAGAAGTTGGCAATCTGTAGAACTAGCCACAGACACCAGAACTTTGCATCATCTCACACTTTCTTCACACTATACCTGACTGGTTTTTCCAAGTTTTCCTAAATGCTATGTAAGTAATGATCAATTCCttataattttgataaaatatttctcaGCACACCCAAAGATCTTAGTAACTTGAATATTCATCTAAAATTAACACCTTGTTCATTTGGGATTAGTATATTAGACAGAAAGCAATTGGCATTCTATAGATATCTTGTCTTCAAGAACAGTCTGACAACttagaaaattctcaactgaatGTAATAATGGAAATGAACTGCGGTTACATGGCAGAGGTAAAGAAATTAGTGCAAATGTGCAAGGCCTACATTTGTATCATTGGTATGCCCAACCATAATAACCAGAAGATAAATTTGAACTTATGTGGTGATATTATTAAAACTGTGGTGAATTTTGTTCACTCTGtttgaaaatggagaaaaacaaaatcaggtTTCACTGCTTCATATGGAGATACAACACTTACCAAGACAAATTTTGTTTCAGATGtagtttatttttagtgtgtttattgtgtgaagtgtgtgtgatttttgtttgtgggttgtgattgtgtgtgtgtgtgtatgtttgtgtctatttGATTTAGGTAATGGCAGCCAACTGAGTGATCATGAGCTGAAGCCATGATAGGATGAGATAAAGATCAAGGTCAATTTGGACCATTTTGTGCAAAGGACAGTTGGTGAACCCCCAAAAGACCACCTAAGAATGATTCCCATGCAATTGCACTGTGGTTGCATTATTCAAGCGAGTTTTATAGAGAGAAGAGATGGGTATCATTGCACACATCTAACTGGGAAGCCATTAATATAGTTGTCTTTTATGCCCTTTAATATAGTTGTCTcttactgggaaccaaaccataGACTtaaattcttgtttttgttgtttgggttttttttgttctttgttttttttttttttttttttttttttttttttttttttttttttttttattggtgggtgttaggaagtgaagtgccaggggCAGGATTGTTACCTGGGGGTTCAGATTTGTTGGGAAATaacctggaactggtgttacaccTGGGTATTTTGGGGAGGTAACCTGCTGGAAACTTGTGCTTGACACAGGTCTTCTTTGGGGAgggggtaacctggaaactggtaaTAGGTACTGGCCTGTTCGTTAACTGGTGTTCAACCTTAGGTCGGGTTCTTTAAGATGGTTTTCTAAGAAATCAAGGGATCTGGACTCTCAAACACAAATAAcccttttctcaaaaataaaaagaaatgtaggatTTGCCTGGTATGGTCCACCTAAAAGTTAATCTTATCACTCCAGTGGGAGTGTGTCACCATGATGGAATAAACTGGGTGACTGAATCACCTGCAAAGTGTATTACACAGTCAAgggctgataaaaaaaaaaacaacaatataaaatgtCATTATTACTAATTACTGAATTCTTTGTGAATAGATTCCCAACAACATAATGCTTGGGCCTAAGCCCCTACTGAAAAACACTAAAGAAACAGAATGTAGGTTGAAGGTCATTGTTTATCCTAATGTCAACTGCAGTATACTCAGTAGATTAGATGACATCTTCCACCAGAAGGCCTTGACTGGACCATAAGAAAGAGATCTCTGGAAAAGTGTAAAAATATtagaaaggagaaatataaaatatatggctcAATTACGACAGGGGCactaggaagtgaaatggaactgaatcctatcttctaggagataacagattaaggtaTTTGGGCAAGATTCTACCTAGTTAAATTTAGATCCTGGTATGATGGTTATACTggatattcctggttgtcaacttgactgtatctggaaagAAGTaaaatccagaattggaaggctcaccagtgaccctaatctggaggctgggagatagaagtttctgacctggatcttggtatggagatgttagggcatagtggctatggattccagaagattaagacagggatatctccaagttcaaggtcagctggaATAAAACCTTTAAAGTGGGATAAACATTCTGCTGGAGACCATTGGAAGAAGGAGGGCTATCTCTGTCTGTCCTTTGCCTGCTTGTCATGAGGGACTAaacaactgctagatccttgaatttccattcacagctgctactgaccattgttgggagttggactacagactgtaactCATCAATGAATTCCTTTAGGGACTACCCACAAGTTCTGTAACTCtacagaaccctgactaatacagaagtgggtaCCAGAAGAGGGGTATTGCTgcgataggcctgaccatgcttttatttgaaaaaatgtggattttgggactttggatgtGGACTTCAGTAGAATGCTTTTAATGAGGCTTAATGTTTCATCCTActaagaatatggaagactttgttgctgggagtaatttgaattGTGTTGACCTGGcacaagagatttcaaaggagaaaaatttcagaatgtggcataaagactctTTTTGTGGTATtgtggtgaagaatgtggctacttttttcCCTAGTCTGAAAAGTcttcctgaggctaaggtgaagagactcagattaattgcattgacaaaggaagtttcagaaaagcccagcagaaggcaggaatggtggcacatgcctttaatcccagcactcaggagatagaggcaggcagatttctcagttcgaggccatcctggtctacaaagtgagttccaggacagccagggctatatNNNNNNNNNNNNNNNNNNNNNNNNNNNNNNNNNNNNNNNNNNNNNNNNNNNNNNNNNNNNNNNNNNNNNNNNNNNNNNNNNNNNNNNNNNNNNNNNNNNNNNNNNNNNNNNNNNNNNNNNNNNNNNNNNNNNNNNNNNNNNNNNNNNNNNNNNNNNNNNNNNNNNNNNNNNNNNNNNNNNNNNNNNNNNNNNNNNNNNNNNNNNNNNNNNNNNNNNNNNNNNNNNNNNNNNNNNNNNNNNNNNNNNNNNNNNNNNNNNNNNNNNNNNNNNNNNNNNNNNNNNNNNNNNNNNNNNNNNNNNNNNNNNNNNNNNNNNNNNNNNNNNNNNNNNNNNNNNNNNNNNNNNNNNNNNNNNNNNNNNNNNNNNNNNNNNNNNNNNNNNNNNNNNNNNNNNNNcaaagccaagcagatctctgatttcaaggccaacctgagacAAAGTAGGTTCCAGTTTAAACTTAACACcagtcatggtggtacacacctttaatcccagatgtacaggagacagagccaagaagatttctgagttcaagttcaatcTACAGAGTAAATCCCAGgaaagccaagcttaggcagagaGGGAGTTTAAACACAGAAAGGTGGTAATTGAATAAAGGGGACCATGTTTCATTtactgcaagcagcagaacttgccAACTTCAATcacgtggctctggctttagattGAAAAATAGAAGGGATTACTGGGACAATTGCTGGTTACCTGGAGCTAGGGAATTAGCtctgattaagaagagaccagtatcactgaggtgatatctgggaagtgttttctgagagcacaaagaagctgtgtttctgAGATAGCCAAGGTTTTAACTCTTGTTACAGCTGTATTTGGTACTGTGTAAacgtcacccaggtggtactcgTTTTGAAGGCAAGAAGGGGACATCAAGAATAGGTGAACCTTGATGCACAGTGAGAAGTAATGGAAGGGCATTTGTGAAGCTTTTGGCTCAGGTGTTGTTGACAGCACAgggctgaaggggtcatgcaaaggaattgaggtgtggcactatgaagagagtctatgagaggctattggttaAGCCTAATTGtagtggaagaccccagtgtattggagatgcaaGTACCAAGGGATGATCAGTACCAAGAATAGCAGTGACAGGGGAATGGATCAACCNGAGCTTAGATTGCTAcacaggacagagctggagaagtgactcaagccTTTTGGAGGAGtctagaagatcatgtgtggatcccagacactgcaACAAGAAGCTGTAAAACTGAAGTTGTcttggagatcccaagatgttcaggaagccagagccatgggctatctatttgctgaagaaagctgctaaaAGGAAGTGGAACCAtgccaggagaaagaagtttgttgtagtcaacacggatgaaaagggagttggagatctgaagactgctttgatatcagacatggacATGTGGAGTTTGGAGTTGGCCCAACTGGTTTCCTATTTGGCTTTGGAAATTATagttaagtgattgaatgaatttcagaagagactgAACCTTtcacattgttgagactgctatagactggGGGCTTTGGAAGTTGGAATAagtgtatttttcattatgctatgCTTAGGtatgtcccccatagactcatatgtttaaaCAATCCCATGAGGGACAGGTAGTggaatgttatggtttgtatatgcttggctaaGGGAGTAGCACAATTTGAAGTTATGGCCCTGTCAGactagatgtggccttgttggaataggtgtatcactgggagtgtgggctttaagactctcatgcTAGTttcctagaagccagtcttctactagcagtcttcagatgaagatctagaactctcagatcctcctgcactatatctgcctggatgttgccatgctcccaccttgatgatactggactgaatttGTAAGCATGTcctaattaaatgtccttaaaaATGTtcccttgctcatggtgtctgttcacagcagtaaaaccctaataaagatacttatcaaagaaaaaaatccaattagAGGACATTCTAATTCTAAATATCTGTGCACTAAATACAAGTACACCCAAGGTCATATAACACTATTATAGCTCAAGTTACATATTGGAATTATACAAAGATAGGAGGAGACTTTAGTATCCAACTCTCACCAATAGAGAAAATCTAAACAGAAAAGCTTNTGCTAATTGATGCTATAAATCAAATGTACTTAACATGTATTTATAGAAGAttatacaaacataaaagaatataccctTTGCTCAGCTCCTCATGAAATGTCCTCCAAAATTGAACACACACTTGGGTACAAATCAAGTCTGGACAAATATAAGAAATTGAAATAACTACCTGCATCCTAGCCACCATAAATTAAAGCTGGTTAACAACAACAGGAGAAAAACCAGAAGCTTACAAACTCACAAAAACCTAACTCACTATTGAATGAAGAAAAAACTGTGTCAAGACAATaatctccactatgttcatagcagccttatttataatagccagaagctggaaagaatccagatgcccc is drawn from Mus caroli unplaced genomic scaffold, CAROLI_EIJ_v1.1 scaffold_19258_1, whole genome shotgun sequence and contains these coding sequences:
- the LOC110287778 gene encoding LOW QUALITY PROTEIN: ubiquitin carboxyl-terminal hydrolase 17-like protein B (The sequence of the model RefSeq protein was modified relative to this genomic sequence to represent the inferred CDS: inserted 2 bases in 1 codon; substituted 1 base at 1 genomic stop codon), producing MVVALSFPEADPSLSPPSAPELHQDEAQVVEELAANVKHSLSWESPQGPGCGLQNTGNSCYLNAALQCLTHTPPLADYMLSQEHTQICCFPEGCKMCAMEAHVTQSLLHTHSGDVMKPSQILTSPFHKRKQEDAHEFLMFTLETMHESCLQVHRQSEPTSEDSSPIHDIFGGWWRSQIKCHHCQGTSDSYDPFLDIPLDISSAQSVKQALQDTEKAEELCGENSYYCGSCRQKMPASKTLKVYSAPKVLLLVLKRFSGSMGKKLDRKVSYPEFLDLKPYLSQPTEGPLPYALYAVLVHEGATCHSGHYFCCVKAGHGKWYKMDDTKVTSCDVTSVLNENAYVLFYVQQNDLKKDSIDMQEGRIHEVLNAEYQLKKSREKKHNKSPDTEDAGKPFENREKRSSQETSLGEGKVLQEQDHQKAGQKXENTKLMPQEQNHQKPGQNLRNTEGELDRPADAIVIYQPICTANXGRDAPDKENQPLHNADRLLTSQDSVNTGQLCRLERRRRSKKGNKNKQGQKLLLVR